One stretch of Bradyrhizobium canariense DNA includes these proteins:
- a CDS encoding pyrroloquinoline quinone-dependent dehydrogenase: MRTLARLFALLLFAITPAFGWEYWGGDSGGTRFSPLDQITPANVGNLVRAWEFRTGDLESHAAQMARTKFEATPLFVEDSIVFCSPFNEVIALDPGTGEQKWRYDPKISTTQRPGNRYACRGVAHWVDDQAAENAACRARIFMGTNDARVIALDARTGIPCVDFGTHGEVKLDIGKPLTWPGEFQITSAPVVSRGVVVVGSSISDNVRVDAPAGTVRAFDARSGQPRWSWDPLDHDGIEAGTANVWAPMSADEARGLVFLPTSSPSPDFWGGKRPGNDAHANSVVALRTETGELVWSFQTVHHDVWDYDLPAQPTLARIDTGDGMRDVVIQPTKQGFVFVLDRDSGKPVWPVEERAVPQGAAEGEQLSPTQPFPTHLPALVPQQFSLADEFKPLPVIGSPSCDAQLAGVRNEGLYTPPSTQGTVIYPMTGGGVNWGSAAFDPVHQIVYANTSYAVHLVKLIPSVEAEGLKPPPGVDFGRQRGAPFAMTRAVAMSRFGLPCNKPPWGTLVALDLKAGKILWRSTVGSTEDRAPLGMAFKWGTPLVNGVVITAGGLVFTGAMDAYLRAFDARSGEELWQGRLPVPGIANPMTYLWKGEQYVLIAAGGHSEVGTSIGDSVVAFRLARQGEAPSLWSRTIDRPGGRFLGEAMAVVLAIVVVIVLGWRWRRRMKSQQTSMAIGKLL, from the coding sequence ATGCGAACGCTGGCTCGCCTGTTTGCCTTGTTGTTGTTCGCGATAACGCCGGCGTTCGGCTGGGAATATTGGGGCGGCGACAGTGGCGGCACGCGGTTTTCGCCGCTTGACCAGATCACGCCGGCCAATGTCGGCAATCTCGTACGCGCGTGGGAATTTCGCACCGGCGATCTTGAGTCCCATGCGGCGCAGATGGCGCGCACGAAATTTGAGGCGACGCCATTATTCGTCGAGGACAGCATCGTCTTCTGTTCGCCGTTCAACGAGGTGATCGCGCTCGATCCCGGCACCGGCGAACAGAAGTGGCGATACGATCCAAAGATCAGCACCACCCAGCGTCCGGGAAACCGCTACGCCTGCCGCGGCGTCGCCCATTGGGTCGATGATCAGGCCGCCGAAAACGCGGCCTGCCGTGCACGAATCTTCATGGGCACCAATGATGCCCGCGTCATCGCACTCGACGCCAGGACCGGCATCCCCTGCGTCGATTTCGGCACCCATGGCGAGGTGAAGCTCGACATCGGAAAGCCGCTCACATGGCCGGGCGAATTTCAGATCACGTCGGCGCCGGTGGTGAGCCGCGGTGTTGTCGTCGTCGGCTCCTCGATTTCGGACAATGTGCGTGTCGATGCACCGGCCGGGACCGTGCGCGCCTTCGATGCGCGGAGCGGGCAGCCGCGCTGGAGCTGGGATCCGCTCGATCACGATGGCATTGAAGCGGGCACAGCCAATGTCTGGGCGCCGATGTCGGCGGACGAGGCGCGTGGGCTGGTGTTCCTGCCGACCTCGTCGCCCAGTCCGGATTTCTGGGGTGGCAAGCGTCCGGGAAATGACGCGCATGCCAATTCCGTCGTCGCACTGCGCACGGAGACCGGAGAGTTGGTCTGGTCGTTCCAGACCGTGCATCATGATGTCTGGGATTACGACCTGCCGGCACAGCCGACGCTGGCGCGCATCGATACGGGTGACGGCATGCGCGACGTCGTGATTCAGCCGACCAAGCAGGGATTCGTGTTCGTGCTCGACCGTGACAGCGGCAAGCCGGTATGGCCGGTCGAGGAGCGCGCCGTGCCGCAGGGGGCTGCCGAAGGCGAGCAGCTTTCGCCGACGCAGCCGTTTCCAACCCACCTGCCGGCGCTGGTGCCGCAGCAATTCTCGCTCGCGGACGAGTTCAAGCCGCTGCCGGTCATCGGCAGCCCTTCCTGCGATGCGCAGCTTGCAGGCGTGCGCAACGAGGGCCTCTACACGCCGCCTTCGACGCAAGGCACGGTGATCTATCCGATGACCGGAGGCGGCGTGAACTGGGGTAGCGCTGCGTTCGATCCCGTCCACCAGATCGTCTACGCCAACACCAGCTACGCCGTGCACCTCGTCAAATTGATACCGAGCGTGGAAGCCGAAGGTCTCAAGCCTCCCCCGGGCGTGGACTTCGGACGGCAGCGCGGCGCGCCTTTTGCGATGACGCGCGCGGTCGCGATGTCGCGGTTCGGCCTGCCTTGCAACAAGCCGCCATGGGGTACGCTGGTCGCGCTCGACCTGAAGGCCGGGAAAATTCTCTGGCGCTCGACGGTTGGCAGCACGGAGGATCGCGCACCGCTTGGGATGGCCTTCAAGTGGGGTACGCCGCTGGTCAATGGCGTCGTCATTACCGCAGGCGGCCTGGTCTTCACCGGCGCGATGGATGCCTACTTGCGCGCCTTCGATGCCAGGTCCGGCGAAGAGCTCTGGCAGGGCAGGCTGCCGGTCCCCGGAATCGCCAATCCCATGACGTACCTCTGGAAGGGCGAACAATATGTGCTTATTGCCGCCGGCGGTCATTCCGAGGTCGGCACGTCGATCGGCGACAGTGTGGTGGCCTTCCGTCTGGCGCGGCAGGGCGAAGCGCCCTCGCTGTGGTCGCGTACGATCGACCGGCCCGGCGGGCGCTTCCTGGGCGAGGCGATGGCGGTCGTGCTCGCGATCGTCGTTGTGATTGTTCTCGGGTGGCGCTGGCGTCGCCGCATGAAATCGCAGCAAACCAGCATGGCGATCGGCAAGCTATTGTAA
- a CDS encoding branched-chain amino acid ABC transporter ATP-binding protein/permease: MTAVTTSPARSEVSASRSLLPQLAPFIGVFAVAMLLPFVSNDYWALIGTRAAIYWVLVAGLNLVVGFAGHLAIGYVALLTLGAYTTSVLVAGNVLPALPVFAALPIAACVGAAFGVIVGLPALRLRTFYFAMSTLGFATIVTQIALAWQSVTGGGIGIAGPEFPEPFNTAWGYYYLCIAFAAVATWISANVAHSRFGRALIAVRDAEVAAEATGISKPRMLIAIFLLAGALAAVAGGLFASLQTYITPDAFTFDLSVLFFIAILIGGRGSILGPMLGTIILTILPEIAAPLAAWSTFLYAILLLVIVLAMPGGIAALLDFRNRRPLASNRAIVPRPAALGDIMRKSAGGRPLSLRGIALSFGNVRAIDGLDLDVAPGRIHGLIGPNGSGKTTTLNVISGYYAAKGGTMKLGDDVLPPGMPALRARKGIARTFQTPRVIGEASVLQNVMIGGTIEGQATFVEAMLSLPRNRRDERMLAAKAQGMLGVVGLEALADIRADRLQHSELRFIEIARALMLDPDFLLLDEPAAGLSGDEIERLAGLIKAISARGTGVLLVEHHADLIFAICDEITVLNLGRILAAGTAAEIRTHKEVVSAYLGA; the protein is encoded by the coding sequence ATGACCGCTGTCACCACCTCTCCCGCACGCAGCGAAGTCAGTGCCTCACGTTCTCTCCTGCCGCAGCTTGCGCCATTTATCGGCGTGTTCGCGGTCGCAATGCTCCTGCCCTTCGTCAGCAATGACTACTGGGCGCTGATCGGCACCCGCGCCGCGATCTATTGGGTGCTGGTCGCCGGCCTCAATCTCGTCGTTGGATTCGCCGGCCACCTCGCTATCGGCTATGTCGCGCTGCTGACGCTTGGCGCCTACACCACCAGCGTGCTGGTCGCCGGCAACGTCCTGCCGGCGCTGCCGGTGTTCGCAGCCTTGCCGATCGCGGCCTGCGTCGGCGCGGCATTCGGCGTGATCGTCGGCTTGCCGGCGTTGCGGCTGCGCACATTCTATTTCGCGATGTCGACGCTCGGCTTCGCCACCATCGTTACCCAGATTGCGCTGGCCTGGCAGAGCGTCACCGGCGGCGGCATCGGTATCGCCGGCCCCGAGTTTCCCGAACCCTTCAATACCGCGTGGGGCTATTACTACCTCTGCATCGCGTTCGCGGCTGTCGCGACCTGGATCAGCGCCAACGTCGCTCACAGCCGTTTCGGCCGCGCCCTGATCGCGGTCCGTGACGCCGAAGTCGCGGCCGAAGCCACCGGCATTTCCAAGCCGCGGATGCTGATCGCGATCTTTCTGCTGGCCGGCGCATTGGCGGCCGTTGCGGGTGGATTGTTCGCCAGCCTGCAGACCTACATCACGCCGGATGCCTTCACCTTCGATCTCTCGGTGCTGTTCTTCATTGCGATCCTGATCGGCGGCCGCGGCTCGATCCTCGGGCCGATGCTCGGCACCATCATCCTCACCATCCTGCCGGAAATCGCAGCCCCTTTGGCGGCGTGGTCGACCTTCCTTTACGCCATCCTGCTGCTGGTGATCGTGCTGGCGATGCCCGGCGGCATCGCCGCCCTGTTGGACTTCCGCAACCGCCGCCCGCTCGCCAGCAACCGCGCCATCGTGCCGCGCCCGGCGGCGCTCGGCGATATCATGCGCAAGAGCGCCGGCGGCCGGCCGCTCAGCCTGCGCGGCATTGCGCTCAGCTTCGGCAATGTTCGCGCCATCGATGGCCTCGATCTCGACGTAGCACCCGGACGGATTCACGGCCTGATCGGCCCCAATGGCAGCGGCAAGACCACGACGCTGAACGTGATCTCCGGCTACTACGCCGCCAAGGGCGGCACGATGAAACTGGGAGACGATGTGCTGCCGCCGGGCATGCCGGCCCTGCGGGCCCGCAAGGGCATCGCGCGCACCTTCCAGACGCCACGGGTGATCGGCGAGGCCTCGGTGCTGCAGAACGTGATGATCGGCGGCACCATCGAGGGACAGGCGACGTTCGTCGAGGCGATGTTGTCGCTGCCGCGCAATCGCCGCGACGAGCGCATGCTGGCGGCGAAAGCCCAGGGCATGCTCGGCGTGGTCGGGCTGGAAGCGCTGGCCGACATCCGCGCCGATCGTTTGCAGCACAGCGAATTGCGCTTCATCGAGATCGCGCGTGCGCTGATGCTCGATCCTGATTTCCTGCTGCTCGACGAACCCGCCGCCGGTCTCTCCGGCGACGAGATCGAGCGGCTGGCCGGACTGATCAAGGCGATCAGCGCCCGCGGCACCGGCGTGCTGCTGGTGGAGCATCATGCGGATTTGATCTTCGCGATTTGCGATGAGATCACCGTGCTCAATCTCGGCCGCATCCTCGCGGCCGGAACGGCGGCCGAAATCCGTACCCACAAGGAGGTGGTCAGTGCTTACCTCGGCGCCTGA
- a CDS encoding branched-chain amino acid ABC transporter permease — MLASIIASGLASGAIYALVGVTYNTMFSTSRVMSFTSGQLAMLGGVFGSMFTLKLGMPIFAGFLLTLLACAVIGIITEFVAVRPVLKNLDQHLYVLSTLALALMIQQVAAIKWGTEPQPFPRLIGWGSGVWDEKFWLPVVACALTIIGLEYLYRRTLVGRAFLAIAEDNFAARALGLPERNLRIASYALAGVIGGIAGFSGGELLLAFFANGALLNFYGFVPVALGGLGNNRGAVIGGLALGLFQQAANFLVGGIFSSVAVFTLFIVVLLAAPQGLFGSATARRV; from the coding sequence ATGCTCGCCTCGATTATTGCATCTGGTCTCGCGTCGGGCGCGATCTACGCGCTCGTCGGCGTCACCTACAACACGATGTTCTCGACCTCCCGGGTGATGAGCTTCACCTCGGGTCAACTCGCCATGCTCGGCGGCGTATTCGGGTCGATGTTCACGCTCAAATTGGGGATGCCCATCTTTGCCGGCTTCCTGCTGACGCTGCTCGCCTGCGCCGTGATCGGGATCATCACCGAATTCGTCGCGGTGCGGCCGGTGCTGAAAAACCTCGACCAGCACCTCTATGTGCTGTCGACGCTGGCGCTGGCTTTGATGATCCAGCAGGTGGCGGCGATCAAATGGGGCACCGAGCCGCAGCCGTTTCCGCGCCTGATCGGATGGGGCAGCGGCGTTTGGGACGAGAAATTCTGGCTGCCGGTGGTCGCCTGCGCACTCACGATCATTGGCCTCGAATATCTTTATCGCCGTACATTGGTGGGCCGCGCCTTTCTCGCGATCGCCGAGGATAATTTTGCTGCACGCGCCCTCGGCCTGCCCGAGCGTAATCTGCGGATCGCGAGCTACGCGCTTGCCGGCGTCATCGGCGGCATCGCCGGATTTTCCGGCGGCGAATTGCTGCTGGCGTTCTTCGCCAACGGCGCGCTGCTGAACTTCTACGGCTTCGTGCCGGTGGCGCTTGGCGGCCTCGGCAACAACCGCGGCGCCGTCATCGGCGGGCTGGCGCTCGGCCTGTTCCAGCAGGCCGCCAATTTCCTGGTCGGAGGCATCTTCTCGTCGGTTGCCGTATTCACCCTGTTCATTGTTGTGCTGCTGGCGGCGCCGCAAGGCCTGTTCGGCTCGGCCACGGCGCGGAGGGTGTGA
- a CDS encoding ABC transporter permease: MLSFVAQRIVKGVIVLLAIIVLNFFLIRLAPGDPASVMAGEAGASDPVFVAQLREKFGLDRPLPEQLLIYVKGILRFDLGYSFRQQAPVSRLIMERLPATLLLTMTAFAISLVLGIFFGALAARWAGTWADTAITVVALIFYATPLFWIALIAILLFSVQLDWLPSFGYETVGANYTGMAHALDVGAHLIMPATTIGLFFMATYTRMTRASMLEVKRLDFIKTARAKGLKANVIQRRHVLRNALLPVVTLAGLHTGTLIGGAVLTETVFAWPGIGRLMYEALLQRDYNLLLGVFVVCSAMVLIFNLVTDLVYRIVDPRIEFAA, translated from the coding sequence ATGCTGTCATTCGTCGCCCAGCGGATCGTGAAAGGCGTGATCGTCCTGCTCGCGATCATCGTGCTGAACTTTTTCCTGATCCGGCTCGCACCGGGCGATCCGGCCTCGGTGATGGCGGGCGAAGCCGGCGCGTCGGACCCGGTATTCGTGGCCCAACTGCGCGAAAAGTTCGGCCTCGACCGGCCGTTGCCTGAACAGCTCCTGATTTACGTCAAAGGCATCCTCCGCTTCGATCTCGGCTATTCCTTTCGCCAACAGGCGCCCGTCTCCAGGCTGATCATGGAACGGCTGCCCGCGACACTACTGCTGACGATGACCGCGTTCGCGATCTCGCTCGTGCTCGGCATCTTCTTTGGCGCGCTGGCGGCGCGCTGGGCCGGAACCTGGGCCGACACCGCCATTACCGTGGTGGCGCTGATCTTCTACGCCACGCCACTGTTCTGGATCGCGCTGATCGCCATCCTGCTGTTTTCCGTCCAGCTGGATTGGCTCCCTAGCTTTGGCTACGAGACGGTCGGTGCGAATTATACCGGCATGGCCCATGCGCTCGATGTCGGCGCGCATCTGATCATGCCGGCGACGACCATCGGCCTGTTCTTCATGGCGACCTATACCCGCATGACCCGCGCCTCCATGCTGGAGGTGAAGCGGCTCGATTTCATCAAGACCGCGCGTGCCAAGGGGCTCAAGGCGAATGTGATCCAGCGCCGTCACGTGCTGCGCAACGCGCTGCTGCCGGTGGTCACGCTCGCCGGTTTGCACACCGGCACCCTGATCGGCGGCGCCGTGCTCACCGAAACCGTGTTCGCCTGGCCCGGCATCGGCCGGCTGATGTACGAGGCCCTGCTCCAGCGCGACTATAATCTGCTGCTGGGCGTCTTCGTGGTCTGCTCGGCGATGGTGCTGATCTTCAACCTGGTCACCGATCTGGTCTACCGCATCGTCGACCCCCGGATTGAATTCGCGGCATGA
- a CDS encoding ABC transporter substrate-binding protein, whose product MAVSRRDVLLGSAGALGAATFSFPKPAFAQSEPIKIGFLAAMTGPSSAPTIGFNRGVVFAVDAINAAGGVKGRKIEVITRDTQGDPTKAVNATQEMISQLKVHGIWGPLNSGEALATTPIMARAKMPDIHPCVVESLIDTTKFPNAFRMAPSNSQWDDAVRNYCLNILKVKKIAVFGDTTGYGVTAVGASVAAFKKDGAEVVYQANIDATQPDMTPDMLRAKNAGAEVIVVWSVATGMEARMFNTRAVMNWDISFVGHPSLASGDIAGLIEKPANWEKVYAVGYKSCSYDASGKLPAKSQDLVDRLTKAKVALNDSLLWWVAGGIDAIELFAKAVESSGSTDSAGIIAYLNSLTKYPGYFGDYTFTPTQHNGYPTDEIVMSAANSAKSGTFALAPGYT is encoded by the coding sequence ATGGCCGTTTCACGTCGTGACGTTTTGTTGGGCAGCGCCGGTGCACTCGGTGCCGCGACGTTTTCATTTCCAAAACCAGCTTTTGCCCAGTCGGAGCCGATCAAGATCGGCTTCCTCGCCGCCATGACCGGACCGAGTTCGGCCCCGACCATCGGCTTCAATCGCGGCGTCGTCTTCGCGGTCGACGCCATCAACGCCGCCGGCGGCGTCAAGGGCCGCAAGATCGAAGTCATCACCCGCGACACCCAGGGCGATCCCACCAAGGCCGTCAATGCCACGCAGGAAATGATCAGCCAGCTCAAGGTCCACGGCATCTGGGGCCCGCTCAATTCGGGCGAGGCGCTCGCCACCACGCCGATCATGGCGCGGGCCAAGATGCCGGATATCCATCCTTGCGTGGTGGAAAGCCTGATCGACACCACCAAGTTTCCGAACGCATTCCGCATGGCGCCGTCCAACAGCCAATGGGACGATGCCGTGCGCAACTACTGCCTCAATATCCTCAAGGTGAAAAAGATCGCGGTGTTCGGCGATACCACGGGTTACGGCGTCACCGCGGTCGGCGCATCGGTGGCTGCGTTCAAGAAGGACGGCGCCGAGGTGGTCTATCAGGCCAATATCGACGCGACCCAGCCCGATATGACCCCCGACATGCTGCGCGCCAAGAACGCGGGCGCCGAGGTCATCGTGGTGTGGAGCGTCGCGACCGGCATGGAAGCGCGGATGTTCAACACCCGCGCCGTCATGAACTGGGACATCTCGTTTGTCGGCCATCCGTCGCTGGCGTCGGGTGACATCGCGGGTCTGATCGAGAAACCCGCCAATTGGGAAAAGGTCTATGCCGTCGGCTACAAGAGCTGCAGCTACGACGCATCGGGTAAATTGCCGGCGAAAAGCCAGGATCTGGTCGATCGCCTGACCAAGGCCAAGGTCGCGCTCAACGATTCCCTGCTCTGGTGGGTCGCAGGCGGAATCGATGCGATCGAATTGTTCGCCAAGGCCGTCGAAAGCAGCGGATCCACCGACAGCGCCGGCATCATCGCCTACTTGAATTCGCTGACGAAATATCCCGGCTATTTCGGCGATTACACGTTTACGCCGACCCAGCATAACGGTTACCCGACCGACGAGATCGTGATGTCGGCGGCCAACTCCGCCAAGAGCGGCACCTTCGCGCTGGCACCTGGCTACACTTAA
- a CDS encoding ABC transporter substrate-binding protein — protein MLKKIVMGIALACCLSAAASAQAPKMGGTINAVIQPEPPGLNLAMIQNGPTQMVSGNIFEGLLRYSPKLEPLPGLAESWTISDDAKVYTFKLKPGVTWHDGKPFTSADVLFSVDMLKQTHARARGNLAQVEKVEAPDDLTVVFTLKQPFGPFIGIFEVGSFPIMPKHLYEGTDYKTNPYNNAPIGTGPFMFKEWQKGSFIHLVKNPSYHEKGKPYIDDIYWQVIPDAAARSVAFETGKVDVLPGGSVENFDVPRLSKLKDTCVTGAGWEFFSPLAWLWLNNRSGPTANKKIRQAIMYAIDRDFAKDVIWNGLGKVATGPSASTIKFYTDDVPKYPFDPAKAKALLKEAGYNGEKIRLMPLPYGETWQRWGEAVKQNLQDVGLNIETVATDVPGSNQKIGDWDYDIAFSYLYQYGDPALGVARNYISSQIAKGQVFNNVEGYSNPEIDKLFAEGANATPDSKRQEIYEKMQKILAEDVPVAWMLELQFPTITHCKIKNLITTAIGVNDGFRDAWIDK, from the coding sequence ATGCTGAAGAAAATCGTGATGGGTATCGCTCTGGCCTGCTGCCTGAGTGCAGCGGCGAGCGCGCAAGCGCCGAAGATGGGCGGCACCATCAACGCGGTGATCCAGCCCGAACCGCCCGGCCTCAATCTCGCGATGATCCAGAACGGCCCGACGCAAATGGTTTCGGGCAACATCTTCGAAGGCCTGCTGCGTTACAGCCCGAAACTGGAGCCGCTGCCAGGGTTGGCCGAAAGCTGGACCATCAGCGACGACGCCAAGGTCTATACGTTCAAGCTCAAGCCGGGCGTCACCTGGCACGACGGCAAGCCATTCACCTCCGCCGACGTGTTGTTCTCGGTCGACATGCTCAAGCAGACCCATGCGCGCGCACGGGGCAATCTGGCCCAGGTCGAAAAGGTCGAAGCGCCCGACGATCTCACCGTCGTGTTCACGCTGAAGCAGCCGTTCGGGCCGTTCATCGGCATCTTCGAGGTTGGCTCGTTCCCGATCATGCCGAAGCATTTGTATGAGGGCACCGACTACAAGACCAATCCCTACAACAATGCACCCATCGGCACCGGCCCGTTCATGTTCAAGGAATGGCAGAAGGGCTCGTTCATCCATCTCGTCAAGAACCCGAGCTACCACGAGAAGGGCAAGCCCTACATTGACGACATCTATTGGCAGGTGATCCCGGATGCCGCCGCCCGCTCGGTAGCGTTCGAGACCGGCAAGGTCGACGTGCTGCCCGGCGGCTCGGTCGAAAACTTCGACGTGCCGCGCCTGAGCAAATTGAAGGATACTTGCGTCACCGGCGCCGGCTGGGAGTTTTTCAGCCCGCTGGCGTGGCTGTGGCTCAACAACCGCTCCGGCCCGACCGCGAACAAGAAGATCCGGCAGGCGATCATGTACGCGATCGACCGCGACTTCGCCAAGGACGTGATCTGGAACGGCCTCGGCAAGGTCGCGACTGGCCCGTCGGCCTCGACCATCAAGTTCTATACCGATGACGTGCCGAAATACCCCTTCGATCCCGCCAAGGCCAAGGCCCTGCTCAAGGAAGCCGGCTACAATGGCGAGAAGATCCGCCTGATGCCGCTACCCTATGGCGAAACCTGGCAGCGCTGGGGCGAAGCCGTGAAGCAGAATCTTCAGGACGTCGGCCTCAACATCGAAACCGTTGCCACCGATGTGCCCGGATCGAACCAGAAGATCGGCGATTGGGACTACGATATCGCCTTCAGCTATCTCTATCAGTACGGCGATCCCGCGCTCGGCGTTGCCCGCAACTACATCTCGAGCCAGATCGCCAAGGGTCAAGTGTTCAATAACGTCGAGGGCTACTCCAATCCGGAGATCGACAAACTGTTCGCCGAGGGCGCGAACGCCACGCCGGATTCCAAGCGCCAGGAAATTTACGAAAAGATGCAGAAGATCCTGGCCGAGGACGTGCCGGTGGCCTGGATGCTGGAGCTGCAGTTTCCGACCATCACCCACTGCAAGATCAAGAATCTCATCACCACCGCGATCGGCGTCAATGACGGCTTCCGCGACGCGTGGATCGACAAGTGA
- a CDS encoding ABC transporter ATP-binding protein, translated as MLTSAPEPLLAVAALESGYGKIRVLHGIDFSMSSGEVVALLGPNGAGKSTMLRALSGLLPVNAGYVRFGGRDITNATPRETARAGLVHVIEGHRVFTQISVTDNLLLAGYDLPRGERAARVEEALSFFPEIAEKRHERGGALSGGQQQMLTVAQGLVRRPRLLMLDEPSAGLSPVLVDRVLNVIGQLRKQGTAVLLVEQLLEKALATADRVYALVQGHIVLEALTSESNLPQRLERAYFGHLAPA; from the coding sequence GTGCTTACCTCGGCGCCTGAACCCCTGCTTGCCGTCGCGGCCCTTGAGTCCGGCTACGGCAAGATCCGTGTGCTGCACGGAATCGATTTCAGCATGTCCTCGGGCGAAGTGGTGGCGCTGCTCGGCCCCAATGGCGCCGGCAAGAGCACCATGTTGCGCGCGCTGTCAGGGTTGCTTCCGGTCAATGCGGGATATGTTCGTTTCGGCGGCCGCGACATCACCAACGCCACGCCGCGCGAGACGGCGCGCGCCGGCCTCGTGCATGTCATCGAAGGTCACCGCGTGTTCACCCAGATTTCCGTCACCGACAATCTCCTGCTCGCAGGCTACGACCTGCCGCGCGGCGAACGCGCGGCGCGGGTCGAGGAAGCGCTGTCGTTCTTCCCGGAGATCGCCGAGAAGCGCCATGAGCGCGGTGGCGCGCTGAGCGGCGGTCAGCAGCAGATGCTGACGGTGGCGCAGGGGCTGGTGCGGCGCCCTCGCCTGTTGATGCTCGACGAACCCTCGGCCGGCCTCTCGCCCGTGCTGGTCGATCGCGTACTCAACGTGATCGGGCAATTGCGCAAGCAAGGCACCGCCGTGCTGCTGGTCGAACAGCTCCTGGAAAAGGCACTTGCCACCGCCGACCGTGTCTACGCGCTGGTGCAAGGGCACATCGTTCTGGAAGCGCTGACCAGCGAGAGCAACCTGCCGCAGCGGCTCGAACGGGCCTATTTCGGCCATCTCGCGCCGGCATAG
- a CDS encoding Crp/Fnr family transcriptional regulator, which yields MPKAAKSLFDPKTFLAKVGEGKAILTFDKNQIVFAQGDVADTVFYIQKGRIKVLVVSEQGKEAVVGILETGQFFGEGCLNGHPLRISTTTALEECLITSIAKDAMLMALKNEPKFSELFMAYLLSRNSRIEEDLIDQLFNSSEKRLARLLLLLANFGKEGTPQPITAHVSQETLAEMIGTTRSRVSFFMNKFRKLGFITYNGTIEVHSSLLNAVLYDKPEIKRDE from the coding sequence ATGCCAAAAGCGGCGAAGAGCTTATTCGACCCCAAAACCTTTCTCGCCAAAGTTGGCGAGGGCAAAGCCATATTGACATTCGACAAGAACCAGATCGTCTTTGCGCAAGGAGACGTCGCCGATACAGTTTTCTATATTCAAAAAGGAAGGATCAAGGTTCTCGTGGTTTCCGAACAGGGCAAGGAAGCAGTGGTCGGAATCCTGGAAACCGGACAGTTCTTTGGCGAAGGATGCCTCAATGGTCATCCCTTGCGGATTTCAACAACGACGGCCTTGGAAGAATGCCTGATCACGTCCATCGCGAAAGACGCCATGCTGATGGCGCTTAAAAACGAGCCAAAATTTTCAGAGTTGTTTATGGCGTATCTTCTTAGTCGGAATAGCCGCATCGAAGAAGACCTGATCGACCAGTTATTCAATTCCAGCGAGAAGCGGCTCGCGCGCTTACTGCTGCTCCTGGCAAATTTCGGAAAGGAAGGCACCCCGCAGCCCATCACGGCTCATGTCAGCCAGGAAACGCTGGCGGAAATGATCGGCACAACGCGCTCCCGTGTCAGCTTCTTCATGAACAAGTTTCGCAAGCTCGGTTTCATTACCTATAACGGAACGATCGAGGTTCATAGTTCGCTCTTGAACGCGGTCTTGTACGATAAGCCAGAGATAAAGCGGGACGAGTGA
- a CDS encoding ABC transporter permease yields the protein MKQFLKHLLRNPSGLIGLIILVIAVAIAVFGPLIFPNSPWRMVQRPFLPPFTLSTVPLGTDALGRDVFAGIIFGARVSLLVGLVSTLVALAVGVPLGAIAGYFGGRIDDALMRFTEFFQTIPSFALAIVLVAILQPSIYSIVASIAIVSWPPVARLVRGEVLSLRTREYVQAAIVTGQTNSWIIWREILPNALSPVIVLASLMVATAILLESSLSFLGLGDPNLISWGYMVGAGRTVIRQAWWITVFPGIAILISVLGLNLIGEGLNDALNPRLARDGR from the coding sequence ATGAAGCAGTTCCTGAAACATCTGCTGCGCAATCCCAGCGGCCTGATCGGCTTGATCATCCTGGTGATCGCCGTCGCGATCGCCGTATTCGGGCCGCTGATTTTTCCGAACTCGCCGTGGCGCATGGTGCAGCGGCCGTTCCTGCCGCCGTTCACCCTGTCGACGGTGCCGCTCGGCACCGACGCGCTTGGACGTGACGTCTTTGCCGGCATCATTTTTGGCGCACGCGTCTCGCTGCTGGTCGGTCTCGTCTCCACGCTGGTTGCGCTTGCGGTCGGCGTTCCCCTCGGCGCGATCGCCGGCTATTTCGGCGGCCGCATCGATGACGCGCTGATGCGCTTTACGGAGTTCTTCCAGACCATCCCGAGCTTCGCGCTCGCGATCGTGCTGGTCGCGATCCTGCAGCCCTCGATCTATTCAATCGTCGCCTCCATCGCGATCGTGAGCTGGCCGCCGGTGGCGCGGCTGGTGCGGGGCGAGGTGCTGTCGTTGCGCACCCGCGAATATGTCCAGGCCGCGATCGTGACCGGCCAGACCAATAGCTGGATCATCTGGCGCGAAATCCTGCCCAATGCGTTGTCGCCTGTAATTGTGCTGGCATCGCTGATGGTGGCGACCGCGATCCTGCTGGAATCCTCGCTGTCGTTCCTCGGTCTCGGCGACCCCAATTTGATCTCGTGGGGCTACATGGTCGGCGCCGGCCGCACCGTGATCCGGCAGGCGTGGTGGATCACGGTATTTCCGGGCATCGCGATCCTGATCTCGGTACTCGGCCTCAATTTGATCGGCGAAGGCCTCAACGACGCGCTCAATCCGCGGCTTGCCCGCGATGGGCGCTGA